The following are from one region of the Etheostoma spectabile isolate EspeVRDwgs_2016 chromosome 15, UIUC_Espe_1.0, whole genome shotgun sequence genome:
- the dus1l gene encoding tRNA-dihydrouridine(16/17) synthase [NAD(P)(+)]-like gives MAKLQGFEFWRKTLKEARYVVAPMVDQSELAWRLLSRRHGAQLCYTPMLHAQVFVRDANYRRENLYNELCEEDRPLITQFCANDPEVFLQAALLAQDYCDAIDLNLGCPQMIAKRGHYGVFLQDEWELLEKMVSLANEKLSVPITCKIRVFKEIEKTVRYAQMLEKAGCQLLTVHGRTKEQKGAMTGVANWEHIRAVRKAVNIPVFANGNIQHLSDVERCIQETGVQGVMSAEGNLHNPALFEGCSPPVWEMAEEYLQEVQRHPPCTLSYVRAHLFKLWHHTLQIHQDLREELAKVKTLEGLAAVSKQLRLRCQEEIAKGKDVEEKEGGLPFPHWICQPYVRPEPKEPIANGNSHGSEVKKTVCQKRSLEDSDETADTLSKNKQKKRSRNPHKNFNPEQKPKYIKCEQCGNPKGNKCVFNLCRGCCKKKAYKEVADCPSHGLRFKTKAEKLKAEEDERRQDGRKEDKTKEDERKEGLATDSNSPPPPPDPNTELQVQSKTPLPL, from the exons ATGGCCAAGCTCCAGGGCTTTGAGTTCTGGAGGAAGACCCTGAAAGAAGCGCGGTATGTGGTGGCGCCCATGGTGGACCAGAGCGAGCTGGCCTGGCGCCTGCTGAGCCGGCGGCACGGCGCTCAGCTCTGCTACACCCCCATGCTGCACGCTCAGGTGTTTGTTCGCGATGCCAACTACCGGAGAGAGAACCTCTACAATGAGCTGTGTGAAGAGGACAGACCTCTCATCACACAG ttttgtGCCAATGATCCAGAGGTGTTCCTCCAggcggctctgctggcccaggaCTACTGCGATGCCATCGACCTCAACCTGGGCTGTCCACAGATGATCGCTAAGAGAG GGCACTATGGAGTTTTCTTACAAGACGAGTGGGAGCTGTTAGAGAAAATGG TCAGTTTAGCCAATGAAAAGCTCTCGGTGCCCATCACATGCAAGATCCGTGTGTTCAAGGAGATAGAAAAGACGGTCCGCTATGCCCAGATGCTGGAGAAAGCCGGATGTCAG CTGCTGACAGTGCATGGCAGAACCAAAGAGCAGAAAGGAGCCATGACGGGTGTCGCTAACTGGGAGCACATCAGGGCAGTGCG GAAGGCAGTAAATATTCCAGTGTTTGCAAATGGCAACATTCAGCACCTGAGTGATGTGGAGCGCTGCATTCAGGAGACGGGAGTGCAGGGAGTTATGAGTGCAG agGGGAACCTCCACAACCCGGCACTGTTTGAAGGATGCAGCCCCCCCGTGTGGGAGATGGCTGAGGAATATCTGCAGGAGGTGCAGCGGCATCCCCCCTGCACTCTGTCCTATGTACGAGCCCACCTCTTCAAGCTCTGGCACCACAC gctacaGATCCACCAGGACCTGAGAGAAGAGCTGGCTAAGGTGAAGACCCTCGAGGGTTTGGCCGCTGTCAGCAAACAGCTGAGGCTGCGCTGCCAG gagGAGATAGCCAAAGGAAAGGATGTGGAGGAAAAGGAGGGCGGCCTGCCATTCCCCCACTGGATCTGCCAGCCATACGTCAGACCAGA GCCAAAGGAGCCCATTGCCAACGGTAACAGCCATGGCTCAGAGGTGAAGAAGACAGTGTGTCAGAAGAGGTCACTGGAGGACTCGGATGAAACAGCTGACACACTCTCCAAAAACAAGCAGAAGAAGAGATCCCGAAACCCACACAAGAACTTCAATCCCGAGCAGAAAC CCAAGTACATCAAATGTGAGCAGTGTGGGAACCCAAAG GGAAATAAATGTGTCTTCAACCTGTGTCGAGGCTGCTGCAAGAAGAAGGCCTACAAGGAGGTGGCTGACTGTCCAA GCCACGGGCTGAGGTTCAAGACCAAGGCCGAGAAACTAAAAGCTGAGGAGGACGAGAGAAGGCAggatggaaggaaggaggaCAAAACGAAGGAGGATGAGAGGAAGGAGGGCTTGGCGACAGACAGCAACTCTCCCCCGCCTCCCCCAGATCCAAATACAGAACTGCAGGTGCAGTCTAAGACTCCACTGCCACTATGA